From one Flavobacteriales bacterium genomic stretch:
- the alaS gene encoding alanine--tRNA ligase: MMLSAKDIRAKYLEYFEAKGHKIVPSAPLVIKNDPTLMFINAGMNPFKDIFLGNSEIKNPRIADTQKCLRVSGKHNDLDEVGYDTYHHTLFEMLGNWSFGDYFKEEAIEWAWDLLTNVFALSKDRLYVTVFEGDQKDGTAFDQEAYDFWKKWIPEDRIINGNKKDNFWEMGEVGPCGPCSEIHIDLRSDKERKEVDGKGLVNEDHPQVIEIWNLVFMQFNRKANGSLVDLPNKHVDTGMGFERLVRAIQNKTSNYDTDVFIPILNKIEEISGFKYGKEEKIDIAMRVIADHCRAIAFTIADGQLPSNNGAGYVIRRILRRAVRYGYTYLNLNEAFIYQLVEVLDQEMGAFFPELKQQRTLVEKVIKEEETTFLRTLSKGIQLLDEALAKAKEKTLDGKEAFVLYDTFGFPIDLTQLIAQEKGFEVDMEGFQKYLKIQKDTARNATAISTEDWIEILPAQETEFVGYDSLTSESKILSYRKTIQKKKEIYQIVLDKTPFYAEGGGQVGDKGMLVSDEEELPIFDTKKENNLWIHFTNKAPKNPQATFKAVVHDSKRQATACNHTATHLLHLALREVLGSHVEQKGSLVNADYLRFDFSHFSKVTEDELEQIEAKVNEMILQSLPLQEDRTATLLEAKARGAMALFGEKYGDTVRTIQFGDSIELCGGIHVKNSADIMLFKIKLETSVAAGVRRIEAISQTTAIAFLNKEKSLLDELRQSLKNPKDLLKAVVSQQTELSALRKEVEGLKKEKAQQLEQSINASVIEKDGYKFLAEVVDLDPASIKSMAFSLERKNAPFCGLFASKQGNKPSLTIVISKDLAAEKDWNAGTMVRTLGKHIQGGGGGQAHFATAGGKNPNGIEDALKAFIEIVE, from the coding sequence ATGATGCTTTCAGCCAAAGATATACGTGCAAAATATTTAGAATATTTTGAGGCAAAAGGGCACAAAATTGTCCCATCTGCTCCATTAGTTATTAAAAATGACCCCACTCTGATGTTTATCAATGCTGGGATGAATCCTTTTAAGGACATTTTTCTTGGAAATTCAGAAATAAAAAACCCAAGAATAGCCGATACGCAAAAATGTCTAAGAGTTTCGGGTAAGCACAATGATTTGGATGAAGTAGGTTATGATACCTACCATCACACGCTTTTTGAGATGCTCGGAAACTGGTCTTTTGGAGATTACTTTAAAGAAGAAGCAATTGAATGGGCTTGGGATTTGTTGACAAATGTATTTGCTTTATCAAAAGATCGGTTATACGTTACCGTGTTTGAGGGAGATCAAAAGGACGGGACAGCATTTGACCAAGAAGCCTATGATTTTTGGAAAAAATGGATTCCTGAAGATCGAATTATAAACGGGAACAAAAAAGACAATTTTTGGGAAATGGGAGAAGTGGGACCTTGTGGACCTTGTTCTGAAATTCATATTGACCTTCGTTCTGATAAAGAAAGAAAGGAAGTAGATGGAAAAGGTTTAGTGAATGAAGATCACCCGCAAGTTATCGAAATCTGGAACCTAGTATTCATGCAGTTTAATAGGAAAGCTAATGGTTCATTGGTGGATTTGCCGAATAAACACGTGGATACAGGGATGGGATTTGAAAGACTTGTAAGGGCTATTCAAAACAAAACTTCTAATTATGACACCGATGTTTTTATTCCTATTTTAAATAAAATAGAGGAAATATCAGGTTTTAAATACGGAAAAGAAGAAAAAATAGACATTGCAATGCGGGTAATCGCAGATCATTGTAGAGCCATTGCTTTTACAATCGCAGATGGACAATTGCCTTCAAATAATGGTGCTGGATATGTAATAAGAAGAATTTTGCGTCGTGCAGTTCGATATGGTTATACTTATTTGAATCTCAATGAAGCTTTTATTTATCAATTAGTAGAAGTTTTGGATCAAGAAATGGGAGCTTTTTTCCCAGAATTGAAGCAACAGCGCACTTTGGTTGAAAAGGTTATTAAAGAAGAAGAAACGACTTTCTTAAGAACCTTGTCTAAAGGAATACAATTATTAGATGAAGCTTTGGCGAAAGCTAAGGAAAAGACTTTAGATGGTAAAGAAGCATTTGTATTGTATGATACATTTGGGTTTCCAATAGATTTAACACAGCTTATTGCTCAAGAAAAAGGTTTTGAAGTAGATATGGAAGGTTTCCAGAAATATCTAAAAATCCAAAAAGACACTGCTAGAAACGCCACTGCAATTAGTACCGAAGACTGGATTGAAATCCTACCTGCACAAGAAACAGAATTTGTGGGTTATGACTCACTTACCAGTGAGTCTAAAATTCTTTCTTACCGAAAAACCATTCAGAAAAAGAAAGAAATTTATCAAATTGTATTAGATAAAACACCATTTTATGCCGAAGGAGGAGGGCAAGTAGGAGATAAAGGAATGTTAGTTTCAGATGAAGAAGAACTTCCTATTTTTGATACTAAAAAGGAAAACAATCTTTGGATACATTTTACGAATAAAGCACCAAAAAATCCGCAGGCAACTTTTAAAGCTGTGGTTCATGATTCAAAACGTCAAGCTACAGCTTGTAATCACACTGCAACCCACTTGTTACATTTAGCATTGAGGGAAGTTTTAGGAAGTCATGTGGAACAGAAAGGATCTCTTGTAAATGCAGATTATTTACGTTTTGATTTTTCTCATTTTTCTAAAGTTACAGAAGATGAACTTGAGCAAATAGAAGCAAAAGTAAATGAAATGATTCTTCAATCTTTGCCTTTGCAAGAAGATAGAACAGCTACTTTATTAGAAGCAAAAGCTCGTGGAGCAATGGCTCTTTTTGGAGAGAAATATGGAGATACCGTTCGTACGATTCAGTTTGGAGACTCTATTGAGCTGTGTGGAGGGATTCATGTGAAGAATTCAGCAGATATCATGTTGTTTAAAATTAAACTTGAAACTTCTGTAGCCGCTGGAGTAAGACGAATTGAAGCCATCTCTCAAACAACAGCTATCGCATTTTTGAATAAAGAAAAGAGTCTTTTAGATGAGCTAAGACAAAGCTTAAAGAACCCTAAAGATTTACTGAAAGCTGTAGTATCTCAACAAACAGAACTTTCGGCTTTGAGAAAAGAAGTTGAAGGACTAAAGAAGGAAAAAGCACAGCAATTAGAGCAAAGTATCAACGCAAGTGTTATAGAAAAAGATGGATATAAATTTTTGGCAGAAGTTGTAGATTTAGATCCAGCATCTATAAAATCTATGGCATTTTCATTGGAAAGAAAAAACGCACCCTTTTGTGGTCTTTTTGCATCAAAACAAGGAAATAAACCGAGCTTAACCATTGTGATCAGTAAAGATTTAGCTGCTGAAAAAGATTGGAATGCAGGAACTATGGTAAGAACACTTGGGAAACATATCCAAGGAGGTGGAGGAGGTCAGGCTCACTTTGCCACTGCAGGAGGTAAAAACCCAAATGGAATAGAAGATGCTCTTAAAGCATTTATAGAAATTGTGGAATAG
- a CDS encoding M23 family metallopeptidase, whose protein sequence is MIKDKYYYDSKTDAYVKIHKNGRQKWFRLLGFFGASAAMATLFVVGIFYFVGSPKEKKLAQELSFMQLQYEIMQKEVGEMNTVLSDIQERDDNIYRLIFEAEPIDASIRNAGYGGARRYEKLGAYEYSDLLTNTKKKIDKVSKKMYVQSKSFDEVVKLALKKGEMIAAIPAIQPIHNKDLTRMASGYGWRIHPVYKTRKFHKGMDFTAPRGTPIYATGDGVVKEIKRLSRGYGNSVRIAHGYGYDSFYAHMQSFKVKKGQKIKRGDIIGFVGNTGLSTAPHLHYEIFKNGDRVNPINYYFNDLSPEEYDLMLKLASQENQSFD, encoded by the coding sequence ATGATAAAGGATAAGTATTATTATGACAGCAAAACGGATGCTTATGTAAAGATCCATAAAAATGGTCGCCAAAAATGGTTTAGACTTTTAGGATTTTTTGGAGCAAGTGCCGCTATGGCTACGCTTTTTGTTGTTGGAATATTTTACTTTGTTGGTTCGCCTAAAGAGAAAAAACTCGCACAAGAACTCTCATTTATGCAACTACAATATGAAATCATGCAAAAAGAAGTGGGAGAAATGAACACCGTTTTGAGTGATATTCAAGAAAGAGATGACAATATCTATCGATTAATTTTTGAAGCTGAACCAATAGATGCTTCAATAAGAAACGCAGGATATGGTGGAGCAAGAAGATATGAAAAACTCGGAGCTTATGAGTATTCAGACTTACTGACAAACACCAAAAAGAAGATTGACAAAGTATCCAAAAAAATGTATGTGCAAAGTAAATCTTTTGATGAGGTTGTAAAACTAGCCTTAAAGAAAGGCGAAATGATTGCAGCAATTCCTGCCATTCAGCCAATTCATAATAAAGATTTAACAAGAATGGCATCCGGTTATGGATGGAGAATTCACCCTGTATATAAAACGAGAAAATTCCATAAAGGAATGGATTTTACAGCACCGAGAGGAACTCCTATTTATGCAACAGGAGACGGAGTTGTAAAAGAAATAAAAAGACTTAGTCGAGGATATGGAAATTCTGTGAGAATTGCCCATGGTTATGGTTATGACTCATTCTATGCTCACATGCAAAGTTTTAAGGTAAAGAAAGGACAAAAGATCAAGCGTGGTGACATCATTGGTTTTGTAGGAAACACAGGACTTTCCACAGCACCTCACTTGCATTATGAGATTTTCAAAAATGGAGATCGGGTAAACCCTATCAATTATTATTTTAATGATTTAAGCCCTGAAGAATACGACTTAATGCTTAAATTAGCTTCTCAAGAAAATCAATCATTTGACTAA